One Thermoplasmata archaeon DNA segment encodes these proteins:
- a CDS encoding zinc ribbon domain-containing protein — MFCQKCGAQLPDGAQFCFKCGTPVAGGAGAAAPAAATASSSPTIAAAGAQELKCPSCGAPIHPTFGEMVITCDYCGGSVTLGGAGWKEINKHTMLPLKVTDRNQALKAVQDFVDQGFFHRKDFEESKITEERLSYVPFWVMPTSASTTYQYQAMGTTVGATAGTMAASALLAGALGGRRGGLTVVPIMAGPVVNPNRSETVSGQYEYPVVAVKAMSAYQPKDYQFALAERTFFDKKTIPDGTAVLNGDLSEDAARHAAQAYVQQLQSELVHKKHSMVSQLRTQVDISDGELLHVPIWYFHLDHKGQGTIVLIDGHAGKVIRTVS; from the coding sequence TGCGGGACCCCGGTCGCGGGCGGCGCGGGAGCGGCGGCCCCGGCGGCCGCGACGGCGTCCTCGTCGCCGACGATCGCCGCCGCGGGCGCCCAGGAGCTCAAGTGCCCGTCCTGCGGCGCCCCGATCCACCCGACGTTCGGCGAGATGGTGATCACCTGCGACTACTGCGGCGGGTCGGTGACGCTCGGCGGCGCCGGCTGGAAGGAGATCAACAAGCACACGATGCTGCCGTTGAAGGTCACCGACCGAAACCAGGCGCTCAAGGCGGTCCAGGACTTCGTCGACCAGGGATTCTTCCACCGCAAGGACTTCGAGGAGTCGAAGATCACGGAGGAGCGCCTGTCGTACGTGCCGTTCTGGGTGATGCCGACCTCCGCGTCGACCACCTACCAGTACCAGGCGATGGGCACGACCGTCGGGGCCACGGCGGGGACGATGGCGGCCTCGGCGCTGCTCGCCGGCGCGCTCGGCGGCCGACGCGGCGGGCTCACGGTCGTGCCGATCATGGCCGGACCGGTCGTCAACCCGAACCGCTCGGAGACCGTCTCCGGGCAGTACGAGTACCCCGTGGTGGCGGTGAAGGCGATGAGCGCCTACCAGCCGAAGGACTACCAGTTCGCGCTCGCCGAGCGGACGTTCTTCGACAAGAAGACGATCCCGGACGGCACCGCGGTGCTCAACGGCGACCTCAGCGAGGACGCGGCGCGCCACGCGGCCCAGGCCTACGTCCAGCAGCTCCAGAGCGAGCTCGTCCACAAGAAGCACAGCATGGTCAGCCAGCTCCGCACCCAGGTCGACATCTCCGACGGCGAGCTGCTGCACGTGCCGATATGGTACTTCCACCTCGACCACAAGGGCCAGGGCACGATCGTGCTCATCGACGGGCACGCCGGCAAGGTCATCCGCACCGTCTCCTGA